One Vespa velutina chromosome 19, iVesVel2.1, whole genome shotgun sequence DNA segment encodes these proteins:
- the LOC124955861 gene encoding guanine nucleotide exchange factor DBS-like isoform X2 — MILRRKSVHSCNCPCHQHCSTRCAEDVESMTGEIENGDLAVRDVADLLQPQYAIIAGGKTKEGCPIITFPDNGSFHNLTDLDYQRLMLYLTSVPTLQEADLGFHLIIDRRNDKWNSVKTVLLKISGFFPGLVHVAYVLRPAGFLQKAISEVSNKLFREDFKFRVIFLANVAELYEFVDKDQLTEQLGGNLSYCHHTWIQNRISLEKFSSMTQDVSLALDSFTRRLAEIEFPNNTIATTTLLSQQQAEYNELKEEILSAARHGEALLDSVRQLTGKGTPDRLGNVAAVERLLVQLEETERTFDLFWSHHSSRLRHCLALRQFEQDFRELQTTLDQHLKTVEEMTEVGETQARVEQLLCDTSAFQRICRGDIDRAEEVISAGQQLLSGRHQCPADVVEPKCVELQRICTILSQRLERRLHMLTKCRELMERIDKANTWCTRGIELLASQNSTTPPDQALQELQQLIEAAEEFHHPRCIFQDSVMPETKALITQVLQRIEDVSLMCDKRIMALKQQLIKPTRPVQTVTPEPVKPLQSLPQIVKPGRILKKANTMPKMEMSPIEGESSSPESEPRDIEALRLKRGHVLAELVDTERIYVAELGSIIKGYKIELTNEAMAHLIPVALVGKADVLFGNLEEICIFHGETFLRDLENCISNTELVALCFVQRREIFFRLYSYYCQNIPRSERLREQIQNEPQFLAACQQRLGHKLPLAAYLLKPVQRITKYQLLLKDLLKYSDEPSCCTELQEAIDCMLVVLKCVNDSMHQTAITGFGGDLSAQGELLLQGSFSVWSSSKRELNLLRLKPSQRHIFLYEKALIFCKHSKPQAHNKATYHFKRYLKMSQIGLTESVKGDARRFEIWLQGRAEVHTIQAPSIDVKQSWVKQIKGVLMSQLAELKGKQNSALGKSNHKPLRQTISWEAQNSVSGSLRTLSVDGNSVISHITDVSQSTEDDVAWSSENSNTDDEDAFGDSPGPAPGGRYVALADYCAVGQSEVTMHEGDNLELLKVGCAGWWFVKLIGTGVEGWAPAAYLEPMNRKTSRSSQSVNSQETI, encoded by the exons ATGATCCTCCGTCGAAAATCTGTGCACAGCTGCAACTGTCCCTGTCATCAGCATTGCTCGACGAGATGCGCAG aaGATGTTGAGAGTATGACTGGCGAAATAGAGAATGGGGATCTTGCAGTTCGAGATGTTGCAGACCTTCTTCAACCACAATATGCTATAATTGCTG GCGGAAAGACTAAAGAAGGCTGTCCAATAATTACCTTTCCTGATAATGGTAGCTTCCATAATTTGACTGATTTGGATTATCAGCGTCTCATGCTATATCTCACTTCAGTGCCAAC ttTACAAGAAGCTGATCTTGGATTCCATTTAATTATCGAtagaagaaatgataaatgGAATTCAGTCAAAACAGTCCTGTTGAAAATTTCT GGATTTTTCCCTGGATTGGTACATGTAGCATATGTTTTGCGACCAGCTGGTTTTTTACAAAAAGCTATATCAGAAGTGTCAAATAAATTGTTCAGAGAAGACTTTAAATTTCGAGTTATATTTTTAGCAAATGTTGCCGAACTCTATGAGTTTGTAGATAAAGATCAACTTACTGAGCAACTAGGTGGGAATTTATCATACTGTCATCATACTTGGATACAAAAtagaatt aGTTTAGAAAAATTCTCATCAATGACACAAGATGTATCACTTGCATTGGATTCTTTTACTCGGCGTTTAGCTGAAATAGAATTTCCTAATAATACGATTGCTACTACAACTTTATTATCCCAACAGCAAGCAGAATATAAtgaattgaaagaagaaattcttaGTGCCGCTAGACATGGGGAGGCTCTTTTAGATAGTGTACGACAATTAACTGGCAAAGGTACACCAGATAGATTAGGAAATGTTGCAGCAGTAGaaag ATTACTTGTGCAACTGGAAGAAACCGAACGTACATTTGATCTATTTTGGTCACATCACAGTTCACGTTTGAGACACTGTCTAGCCTTGAGACAGTTCGAACAAGACTTTAGAGAACTACAAACCACATTAGATCAACATTTAAAAACTGTCGAAGAAATGACAGAAGTTGGGGAGACTCAAGCAAGAGTTGAACAATTGCTCTGTGATACATCAGCATTTCAAAGAATATGCAGG gGAGACATAGATCGTGCTGAGGAAGTGATATCTGCAGGTCAACAATTGTTATCTGGAAGACACCAGTGTCCTGCAGATGTTGTAGAACCCAAATGCGTAGAGCTCCAGAGGATTTGTACTATTCTTAGTCAACGATTAGAAAGGCGGTTGCATATGTTAACAAAATGCAGAGAACTCATGGAGCGTATAGATAAG gcTAATACTTGGTGTACACGTGGTATAGAATTGCTTGCATCACAAAACAGCACAACACCTCCAGACCAAGCTCTTCAAGAATTACAGCAGTTAATAGAAGCTGCAGAAGAATTTCATCATCCTAGGTGTATTTTCCAAGATTCTGTTATGCCAGAAACTAAAGCACTTATTACTCAG GTTTTACAAAGAATAGAAGATGTATCTTTGATGTGCGATAAAAGAATTATGGCACTCAAgcaacaattaattaaaccaACAAGACCAGTTCAAACCGTAACACCAGAACCAGTAAAGCCGTTACAATCACTGCCTCAAATAGTAAAACCTGGTAGAATCTTGAAGAAAGCCAATACAATGCCaaag ATGGAAATGAGCCCTATAGAAGGAGAATCTTCATCGCCAGAAAGTGAACCAAGGGATATAGAAGCTTTGCGTTTAAAACGGGGTCATGTTTTAGCAGAACTTGTTGATACAGAGCGGATTTATGTTGCTGAATTAGGTTCAATTATTAAAGGTTATAAAATAGAGTTAACGAATGAAGCAATGGCTCATCTAATACCAGTAGCACTAGTCGGCAAAGCCGATGTATTATTTGGGAACTTAGAGGAAATTTGCATTTTTCATGGGGAGACATTTTTGAGGGATTTGGAAAACTGTATTTCAAATACTGAGCTTGTTGCTCTTTGTTTTGTTCAAAGG agaGAGATATTCTTCAGGCTGTATAGTTATTACTGTCAAAATATTCCAAGATCAGAAAGATTACGCGAGCAGATACAGAATGAACCACAATTTTTAGCAGCGTGTCAGCAAAGACTTGGTCACAAACTTCCACTTGCAGCTTATCTTCTAAAGCCTGTTCAAAGAATTACTAAGTATCAATTGTTATTGAAAGATTTGTTAAAGTATAGCGATGAACCATCATGTTGCACAGAATTGCAGGAAGCTATAGACTGTATGTTGGTTGTATTAAAATGTGTTAACGATAGCATGCATCAAACCGCCATTACCGGGTTTggt GGCGATTTAAGTGCACAGGGTGAACTTTTATTGCAAGGTTCGTTTAGTGTTTGGAGTAGCAGTAAACGTGAACTTAATCTTTTAAGATTAAAACCATCACAACgacatatattcttatatgaaAAAGCGCTTATATTTTGTAAGCATAGCAAGCCTCAAGCACACAATAAAGCTACTTATCATTTCAAAAGATACTTGAAG ATGTCTCAGATTGGTTTGACAGAGTCAGTAAAAGGTGATGCAAGACGATTTGAAATTTGGCTCCAAGGTAGAGCTGAGGTTCATACAATACAAGCACCTAGTATAGACGTCAAGCAATCTTGGGTAAAACAAATCAAAGGTGTTTTGATGTCTCAATTAGCTGAActtaaaggaaaacaaaactcGGCGCTTGGAAAATCTAATCACAA ACCTTTACGCCAAACAATCTCCTGGGAAGCTCAAAATAGTGTTTCGGGATCTTTACGCACACTTTCAGTGGATGGCAATAGCGTTATTTCACATATAACAGATGTGTCTCAGTCAACGGAAGATGATGTCGCTTGGAGTTCAGAAAATAGTAATACTGACGATGAAGATGCTTTTGGTGACAGTCCTGGTCCAGCACCT GGTGGAAGATATGTAGCATTAGCAGATTATTGCGCTGTTGGGCAATCTGAAGTCACTATGCATGAAGGTGACAATTTAGAACTTCTGAAAGTTGGTTGCGCAGGTTGGTGGTTTGTTAAACTCATAGGGACAGGCGTTGAGGGATGGGCACCCGCCGCTTATTTGGAGCCAATGAATCGGAAAACATCACGCAGTTCTCAGTCAGTGAATAGTCAAGAGACTATATGA
- the LOC124955861 gene encoding guanine nucleotide exchange factor DBS-like isoform X1, with translation MRKIGTNRRWWEEGDKREVIQWRHLSLEHCGIRCVAFQFRSFLDSERICDVEREEVLQGPTRIRPRIRRTVVARRVTLKIVKKFLRLVLIKKKRPIGKCRHASRASKCVPVYKHDESIGEKKTKKKKKKNKKNVVEHLHVVLVSLVFRHPPRHLLNLVLLFFSSSYFLVVIATTYLHSSLLLLLSCVICFSLPFFLSSSFSIYLSIHLSTHLSIYLLTSPSSVNDDTAHVRYPKEMASSPSSIENQIDSFLEQFKRSASRAMEESHRSAYSNACGSSSISRSRSGNLDLELLEAEDVESMTGEIENGDLAVRDVADLLQPQYAIIAGGKTKEGCPIITFPDNGSFHNLTDLDYQRLMLYLTSVPTLQEADLGFHLIIDRRNDKWNSVKTVLLKISGFFPGLVHVAYVLRPAGFLQKAISEVSNKLFREDFKFRVIFLANVAELYEFVDKDQLTEQLGGNLSYCHHTWIQNRISLEKFSSMTQDVSLALDSFTRRLAEIEFPNNTIATTTLLSQQQAEYNELKEEILSAARHGEALLDSVRQLTGKGTPDRLGNVAAVERLLVQLEETERTFDLFWSHHSSRLRHCLALRQFEQDFRELQTTLDQHLKTVEEMTEVGETQARVEQLLCDTSAFQRICRGDIDRAEEVISAGQQLLSGRHQCPADVVEPKCVELQRICTILSQRLERRLHMLTKCRELMERIDKANTWCTRGIELLASQNSTTPPDQALQELQQLIEAAEEFHHPRCIFQDSVMPETKALITQVLQRIEDVSLMCDKRIMALKQQLIKPTRPVQTVTPEPVKPLQSLPQIVKPGRILKKANTMPKMEMSPIEGESSSPESEPRDIEALRLKRGHVLAELVDTERIYVAELGSIIKGYKIELTNEAMAHLIPVALVGKADVLFGNLEEICIFHGETFLRDLENCISNTELVALCFVQRREIFFRLYSYYCQNIPRSERLREQIQNEPQFLAACQQRLGHKLPLAAYLLKPVQRITKYQLLLKDLLKYSDEPSCCTELQEAIDCMLVVLKCVNDSMHQTAITGFGGDLSAQGELLLQGSFSVWSSSKRELNLLRLKPSQRHIFLYEKALIFCKHSKPQAHNKATYHFKRYLKMSQIGLTESVKGDARRFEIWLQGRAEVHTIQAPSIDVKQSWVKQIKGVLMSQLAELKGKQNSALGKSNHKPLRQTISWEAQNSVSGSLRTLSVDGNSVISHITDVSQSTEDDVAWSSENSNTDDEDAFGDSPGPAPGGRYVALADYCAVGQSEVTMHEGDNLELLKVGCAGWWFVKLIGTGVEGWAPAAYLEPMNRKTSRSSQSVNSQETI, from the exons ATGCGCAAGATAGGTACGAATCGAAGGTGGTGGGAAGAAGGTGATAAAAGGGAGGTAATACAGTGGCGACACCTGTCGCTGGAACATTGCGGCATACGATGCGTCGCGTTTCAGTTCCGGTCGTTCCTCGATAGCGAGCGAATATGCGACGTAGAGCGGGAGGAAGTATTGCAGGGGCCGACGAGGATAAGACCGAGGATTCGTCGTACGGTGGTAGCGCGGCGCGTGACACTAAAGATCGTCAAGAAATTCTTACGTCtcgttttgataaaaaagaaaaggccaATTGGAAAATGTAGGCACGCATCACGGGCATCGAAGTGCGTGCCCGTTTATAAGCACGACGAATCgatcggggaaaaaaaaacaaaaaaaaaaaaaaaaaaaaacaaaaagaacgtCGTTGAACACTTACACGTCGTCCTAGTCAGTCTTGTTTTTCGTCATCCTCCTCGTCATCTCCTCAACCttgtccttctctttttttcatcttcttattTCCTTGTTGTCATCGCGACAACGTATTTACATTCTTCCCTACTACTTCTTCTGAGCTgtgttatttgtttttctcttcctttttttctttcttcttccttttctatctatctgtctatccatttatccacccatctatctatctatcttctaaCCTCCCCGTCGTCCGTCAACGACGACACGGCCCACGTTCGATATCCGAAAGAGATGGCCAGCTCACCGAGCAGCATTGAAAATCAGATAGACAGTTTCCTGGAACAGTTCAAGCGTAGTGCGTCTCGCGCCATGGAGGAGTCCCACAGATCCGCTTATAGCAATGCCTGCGGAAGTAGTAGCATCAGCCGTAGCAGGAGCGGTAATCTGGACCTCGAACTTCTAGAGGCTG aaGATGTTGAGAGTATGACTGGCGAAATAGAGAATGGGGATCTTGCAGTTCGAGATGTTGCAGACCTTCTTCAACCACAATATGCTATAATTGCTG GCGGAAAGACTAAAGAAGGCTGTCCAATAATTACCTTTCCTGATAATGGTAGCTTCCATAATTTGACTGATTTGGATTATCAGCGTCTCATGCTATATCTCACTTCAGTGCCAAC ttTACAAGAAGCTGATCTTGGATTCCATTTAATTATCGAtagaagaaatgataaatgGAATTCAGTCAAAACAGTCCTGTTGAAAATTTCT GGATTTTTCCCTGGATTGGTACATGTAGCATATGTTTTGCGACCAGCTGGTTTTTTACAAAAAGCTATATCAGAAGTGTCAAATAAATTGTTCAGAGAAGACTTTAAATTTCGAGTTATATTTTTAGCAAATGTTGCCGAACTCTATGAGTTTGTAGATAAAGATCAACTTACTGAGCAACTAGGTGGGAATTTATCATACTGTCATCATACTTGGATACAAAAtagaatt aGTTTAGAAAAATTCTCATCAATGACACAAGATGTATCACTTGCATTGGATTCTTTTACTCGGCGTTTAGCTGAAATAGAATTTCCTAATAATACGATTGCTACTACAACTTTATTATCCCAACAGCAAGCAGAATATAAtgaattgaaagaagaaattcttaGTGCCGCTAGACATGGGGAGGCTCTTTTAGATAGTGTACGACAATTAACTGGCAAAGGTACACCAGATAGATTAGGAAATGTTGCAGCAGTAGaaag ATTACTTGTGCAACTGGAAGAAACCGAACGTACATTTGATCTATTTTGGTCACATCACAGTTCACGTTTGAGACACTGTCTAGCCTTGAGACAGTTCGAACAAGACTTTAGAGAACTACAAACCACATTAGATCAACATTTAAAAACTGTCGAAGAAATGACAGAAGTTGGGGAGACTCAAGCAAGAGTTGAACAATTGCTCTGTGATACATCAGCATTTCAAAGAATATGCAGG gGAGACATAGATCGTGCTGAGGAAGTGATATCTGCAGGTCAACAATTGTTATCTGGAAGACACCAGTGTCCTGCAGATGTTGTAGAACCCAAATGCGTAGAGCTCCAGAGGATTTGTACTATTCTTAGTCAACGATTAGAAAGGCGGTTGCATATGTTAACAAAATGCAGAGAACTCATGGAGCGTATAGATAAG gcTAATACTTGGTGTACACGTGGTATAGAATTGCTTGCATCACAAAACAGCACAACACCTCCAGACCAAGCTCTTCAAGAATTACAGCAGTTAATAGAAGCTGCAGAAGAATTTCATCATCCTAGGTGTATTTTCCAAGATTCTGTTATGCCAGAAACTAAAGCACTTATTACTCAG GTTTTACAAAGAATAGAAGATGTATCTTTGATGTGCGATAAAAGAATTATGGCACTCAAgcaacaattaattaaaccaACAAGACCAGTTCAAACCGTAACACCAGAACCAGTAAAGCCGTTACAATCACTGCCTCAAATAGTAAAACCTGGTAGAATCTTGAAGAAAGCCAATACAATGCCaaag ATGGAAATGAGCCCTATAGAAGGAGAATCTTCATCGCCAGAAAGTGAACCAAGGGATATAGAAGCTTTGCGTTTAAAACGGGGTCATGTTTTAGCAGAACTTGTTGATACAGAGCGGATTTATGTTGCTGAATTAGGTTCAATTATTAAAGGTTATAAAATAGAGTTAACGAATGAAGCAATGGCTCATCTAATACCAGTAGCACTAGTCGGCAAAGCCGATGTATTATTTGGGAACTTAGAGGAAATTTGCATTTTTCATGGGGAGACATTTTTGAGGGATTTGGAAAACTGTATTTCAAATACTGAGCTTGTTGCTCTTTGTTTTGTTCAAAGG agaGAGATATTCTTCAGGCTGTATAGTTATTACTGTCAAAATATTCCAAGATCAGAAAGATTACGCGAGCAGATACAGAATGAACCACAATTTTTAGCAGCGTGTCAGCAAAGACTTGGTCACAAACTTCCACTTGCAGCTTATCTTCTAAAGCCTGTTCAAAGAATTACTAAGTATCAATTGTTATTGAAAGATTTGTTAAAGTATAGCGATGAACCATCATGTTGCACAGAATTGCAGGAAGCTATAGACTGTATGTTGGTTGTATTAAAATGTGTTAACGATAGCATGCATCAAACCGCCATTACCGGGTTTggt GGCGATTTAAGTGCACAGGGTGAACTTTTATTGCAAGGTTCGTTTAGTGTTTGGAGTAGCAGTAAACGTGAACTTAATCTTTTAAGATTAAAACCATCACAACgacatatattcttatatgaaAAAGCGCTTATATTTTGTAAGCATAGCAAGCCTCAAGCACACAATAAAGCTACTTATCATTTCAAAAGATACTTGAAG ATGTCTCAGATTGGTTTGACAGAGTCAGTAAAAGGTGATGCAAGACGATTTGAAATTTGGCTCCAAGGTAGAGCTGAGGTTCATACAATACAAGCACCTAGTATAGACGTCAAGCAATCTTGGGTAAAACAAATCAAAGGTGTTTTGATGTCTCAATTAGCTGAActtaaaggaaaacaaaactcGGCGCTTGGAAAATCTAATCACAA ACCTTTACGCCAAACAATCTCCTGGGAAGCTCAAAATAGTGTTTCGGGATCTTTACGCACACTTTCAGTGGATGGCAATAGCGTTATTTCACATATAACAGATGTGTCTCAGTCAACGGAAGATGATGTCGCTTGGAGTTCAGAAAATAGTAATACTGACGATGAAGATGCTTTTGGTGACAGTCCTGGTCCAGCACCT GGTGGAAGATATGTAGCATTAGCAGATTATTGCGCTGTTGGGCAATCTGAAGTCACTATGCATGAAGGTGACAATTTAGAACTTCTGAAAGTTGGTTGCGCAGGTTGGTGGTTTGTTAAACTCATAGGGACAGGCGTTGAGGGATGGGCACCCGCCGCTTATTTGGAGCCAATGAATCGGAAAACATCACGCAGTTCTCAGTCAGTGAATAGTCAAGAGACTATATGA
- the LOC124955861 gene encoding guanine nucleotide exchange factor DBS-like isoform X3: protein MTGEIENGDLAVRDVADLLQPQYAIIAGGKTKEGCPIITFPDNGSFHNLTDLDYQRLMLYLTSVPTLQEADLGFHLIIDRRNDKWNSVKTVLLKISGFFPGLVHVAYVLRPAGFLQKAISEVSNKLFREDFKFRVIFLANVAELYEFVDKDQLTEQLGGNLSYCHHTWIQNRISLEKFSSMTQDVSLALDSFTRRLAEIEFPNNTIATTTLLSQQQAEYNELKEEILSAARHGEALLDSVRQLTGKGTPDRLGNVAAVERLLVQLEETERTFDLFWSHHSSRLRHCLALRQFEQDFRELQTTLDQHLKTVEEMTEVGETQARVEQLLCDTSAFQRICRGDIDRAEEVISAGQQLLSGRHQCPADVVEPKCVELQRICTILSQRLERRLHMLTKCRELMERIDKANTWCTRGIELLASQNSTTPPDQALQELQQLIEAAEEFHHPRCIFQDSVMPETKALITQVLQRIEDVSLMCDKRIMALKQQLIKPTRPVQTVTPEPVKPLQSLPQIVKPGRILKKANTMPKMEMSPIEGESSSPESEPRDIEALRLKRGHVLAELVDTERIYVAELGSIIKGYKIELTNEAMAHLIPVALVGKADVLFGNLEEICIFHGETFLRDLENCISNTELVALCFVQRREIFFRLYSYYCQNIPRSERLREQIQNEPQFLAACQQRLGHKLPLAAYLLKPVQRITKYQLLLKDLLKYSDEPSCCTELQEAIDCMLVVLKCVNDSMHQTAITGFGGDLSAQGELLLQGSFSVWSSSKRELNLLRLKPSQRHIFLYEKALIFCKHSKPQAHNKATYHFKRYLKMSQIGLTESVKGDARRFEIWLQGRAEVHTIQAPSIDVKQSWVKQIKGVLMSQLAELKGKQNSALGKSNHKPLRQTISWEAQNSVSGSLRTLSVDGNSVISHITDVSQSTEDDVAWSSENSNTDDEDAFGDSPGPAPGGRYVALADYCAVGQSEVTMHEGDNLELLKVGCAGWWFVKLIGTGVEGWAPAAYLEPMNRKTSRSSQSVNSQETI from the exons ATGACTGGCGAAATAGAGAATGGGGATCTTGCAGTTCGAGATGTTGCAGACCTTCTTCAACCACAATATGCTATAATTGCTG GCGGAAAGACTAAAGAAGGCTGTCCAATAATTACCTTTCCTGATAATGGTAGCTTCCATAATTTGACTGATTTGGATTATCAGCGTCTCATGCTATATCTCACTTCAGTGCCAAC ttTACAAGAAGCTGATCTTGGATTCCATTTAATTATCGAtagaagaaatgataaatgGAATTCAGTCAAAACAGTCCTGTTGAAAATTTCT GGATTTTTCCCTGGATTGGTACATGTAGCATATGTTTTGCGACCAGCTGGTTTTTTACAAAAAGCTATATCAGAAGTGTCAAATAAATTGTTCAGAGAAGACTTTAAATTTCGAGTTATATTTTTAGCAAATGTTGCCGAACTCTATGAGTTTGTAGATAAAGATCAACTTACTGAGCAACTAGGTGGGAATTTATCATACTGTCATCATACTTGGATACAAAAtagaatt aGTTTAGAAAAATTCTCATCAATGACACAAGATGTATCACTTGCATTGGATTCTTTTACTCGGCGTTTAGCTGAAATAGAATTTCCTAATAATACGATTGCTACTACAACTTTATTATCCCAACAGCAAGCAGAATATAAtgaattgaaagaagaaattcttaGTGCCGCTAGACATGGGGAGGCTCTTTTAGATAGTGTACGACAATTAACTGGCAAAGGTACACCAGATAGATTAGGAAATGTTGCAGCAGTAGaaag ATTACTTGTGCAACTGGAAGAAACCGAACGTACATTTGATCTATTTTGGTCACATCACAGTTCACGTTTGAGACACTGTCTAGCCTTGAGACAGTTCGAACAAGACTTTAGAGAACTACAAACCACATTAGATCAACATTTAAAAACTGTCGAAGAAATGACAGAAGTTGGGGAGACTCAAGCAAGAGTTGAACAATTGCTCTGTGATACATCAGCATTTCAAAGAATATGCAGG gGAGACATAGATCGTGCTGAGGAAGTGATATCTGCAGGTCAACAATTGTTATCTGGAAGACACCAGTGTCCTGCAGATGTTGTAGAACCCAAATGCGTAGAGCTCCAGAGGATTTGTACTATTCTTAGTCAACGATTAGAAAGGCGGTTGCATATGTTAACAAAATGCAGAGAACTCATGGAGCGTATAGATAAG gcTAATACTTGGTGTACACGTGGTATAGAATTGCTTGCATCACAAAACAGCACAACACCTCCAGACCAAGCTCTTCAAGAATTACAGCAGTTAATAGAAGCTGCAGAAGAATTTCATCATCCTAGGTGTATTTTCCAAGATTCTGTTATGCCAGAAACTAAAGCACTTATTACTCAG GTTTTACAAAGAATAGAAGATGTATCTTTGATGTGCGATAAAAGAATTATGGCACTCAAgcaacaattaattaaaccaACAAGACCAGTTCAAACCGTAACACCAGAACCAGTAAAGCCGTTACAATCACTGCCTCAAATAGTAAAACCTGGTAGAATCTTGAAGAAAGCCAATACAATGCCaaag ATGGAAATGAGCCCTATAGAAGGAGAATCTTCATCGCCAGAAAGTGAACCAAGGGATATAGAAGCTTTGCGTTTAAAACGGGGTCATGTTTTAGCAGAACTTGTTGATACAGAGCGGATTTATGTTGCTGAATTAGGTTCAATTATTAAAGGTTATAAAATAGAGTTAACGAATGAAGCAATGGCTCATCTAATACCAGTAGCACTAGTCGGCAAAGCCGATGTATTATTTGGGAACTTAGAGGAAATTTGCATTTTTCATGGGGAGACATTTTTGAGGGATTTGGAAAACTGTATTTCAAATACTGAGCTTGTTGCTCTTTGTTTTGTTCAAAGG agaGAGATATTCTTCAGGCTGTATAGTTATTACTGTCAAAATATTCCAAGATCAGAAAGATTACGCGAGCAGATACAGAATGAACCACAATTTTTAGCAGCGTGTCAGCAAAGACTTGGTCACAAACTTCCACTTGCAGCTTATCTTCTAAAGCCTGTTCAAAGAATTACTAAGTATCAATTGTTATTGAAAGATTTGTTAAAGTATAGCGATGAACCATCATGTTGCACAGAATTGCAGGAAGCTATAGACTGTATGTTGGTTGTATTAAAATGTGTTAACGATAGCATGCATCAAACCGCCATTACCGGGTTTggt GGCGATTTAAGTGCACAGGGTGAACTTTTATTGCAAGGTTCGTTTAGTGTTTGGAGTAGCAGTAAACGTGAACTTAATCTTTTAAGATTAAAACCATCACAACgacatatattcttatatgaaAAAGCGCTTATATTTTGTAAGCATAGCAAGCCTCAAGCACACAATAAAGCTACTTATCATTTCAAAAGATACTTGAAG ATGTCTCAGATTGGTTTGACAGAGTCAGTAAAAGGTGATGCAAGACGATTTGAAATTTGGCTCCAAGGTAGAGCTGAGGTTCATACAATACAAGCACCTAGTATAGACGTCAAGCAATCTTGGGTAAAACAAATCAAAGGTGTTTTGATGTCTCAATTAGCTGAActtaaaggaaaacaaaactcGGCGCTTGGAAAATCTAATCACAA ACCTTTACGCCAAACAATCTCCTGGGAAGCTCAAAATAGTGTTTCGGGATCTTTACGCACACTTTCAGTGGATGGCAATAGCGTTATTTCACATATAACAGATGTGTCTCAGTCAACGGAAGATGATGTCGCTTGGAGTTCAGAAAATAGTAATACTGACGATGAAGATGCTTTTGGTGACAGTCCTGGTCCAGCACCT GGTGGAAGATATGTAGCATTAGCAGATTATTGCGCTGTTGGGCAATCTGAAGTCACTATGCATGAAGGTGACAATTTAGAACTTCTGAAAGTTGGTTGCGCAGGTTGGTGGTTTGTTAAACTCATAGGGACAGGCGTTGAGGGATGGGCACCCGCCGCTTATTTGGAGCCAATGAATCGGAAAACATCACGCAGTTCTCAGTCAGTGAATAGTCAAGAGACTATATGA